One genomic segment of Brassica napus cultivar Da-Ae chromosome A3, Da-Ae, whole genome shotgun sequence includes these proteins:
- the LOC106378834 gene encoding uncharacterized protein LOC106378834 isoform X2, with amino-acid sequence MEKAWVWLPRASLEYFEGATGFVTASARRLGDPTEILCPCTHCRNLSHQVLDKVTEHLVIRGMDKKYMRSSCWSLHGERRSDMNDSVPQSETEAYGLLRTAYFDSGEPDEPPSDDTGGEPVHGEPDEDSEFRKKLRDAETPLYLTCSKHTKVSAIMALYRIKVKSGMSEAYFDQLLSALHDMLPEGNVLPKSTDSIKKFLKIFGFGYEMIHACKNDCILYRKQYEELETCPRCSASRWEIDKHSNEEKKGIPAKVLRYFPIKDRFKRMFRSARMAEDLRWHANNATEDGIMRHPVDSLSWAQVNNKWPEFASEARNLRLGLSTDGMNPFSIQNTKYSTWPVLLVNYNLPPTLCMKAENVMLTMLIPGPTAPSNNIDVYLEPLVEDLQELWSEGIQVYDSFLKEKFTLKAMLLWTISDYPALGSLAGCKVKGKQACNVCGKDTPNRWLKFSRKYVYLGNRKRLSPGHHYRRRKGWFDNTVEKGTANRIQTGAEIFATLKNFRNDFGRSLAKKKKRKRNVVSEDEVAEDEENDETSDQWRWKKRSIFFDLPYWKDLPVRHNIDVMHVEKNLSDALLSTLMQSAKSKDGLKARQDLEDIGIRKNLHTQVRGKRFYLPPATYWLSKEEKKIFCQRLSAFRGPDGYCGLLPRGPRVAVTRVCNYFNRLCQRAIDAEKLITLENEFVETMCQLERFFPPSLFDIMFHLPLHLAREARLGGPVHFRWMYPFERYMKTLKAYVKNFARPEACMAEGYLAGECIAFCLEFLKNSVPVEEVLNRNEDIQSDGMVLEGRPLQKGTELILSEKDRDIAHRYVLMNMAIMDPYVEKHLQELQDNDVRLATNETLLWKHHTQQFAEWVKNKIPSNSKEHSTKLRWLAFGPRFTAHTNKGFVINGNRFHIQSVKRKTQNSGVTYEAFSMCRSSARDTRHTADMVTYYGVITEIILLDYHMFSVPLFKCNWANRGYGVKEEDGFTLVNLHVNQTPYLQDPYILPSQAKQVFYSREDEESPWYVVMRAPPRGYHELETEEDVVGAPLLAQEFDDTEQLSDDESFCVRDDCDGIIVAD; translated from the exons ATGGAAAAAGCATGGGTTTGGCTTCCAAG ggctAGCCTCGAATATTTCGAAGGAGCAACAGGCTTTGTTACTGCATCAGCGAGGAGGTTAGGAGATCCGACAGAAATATTATGTCCCTGTACTCACTGCAGAAACCTTTCCCATCAAGTTTTAGACAAAGTAACGGAGCATCTTGTGATTAGGGGTATGGATAAGAAGTATATGAGGAGTTCTTGTTGGAGTCTTCATGGTGAGAGAAGGTCTGATATGAATGATAGTGTCCCTCAATCAGAAACAGAGGCTTATGGTTTGCTAAGGACGGCTTATTTTGATAGTGGTGAACCTGATGAACCGCCTTCTGATGACACTGGAGGAGAGCCTGTACATGGTGAACCTGATGAAGACTCGGAGTTTAGGAAGAAGTTGAGAGATGCTGAAACTCCATTGTACTTGACATGTAGCAAGCACACCAAAGTTTCTGCGATCATGGCCCTTTACCGCATCAAAGTAAAGAGTGGAATGTCAGAGGCTTACTTTGATCAGCTACTGTCGGCATTACATGACATGCTACCAGAAGGTAATGTACTACCAAAGTCGACTGATTCGATTAAGAAGTTCTTGAAGATTTTTGGGTTTGGCTACGAAATGATTCATGCGTGCAAGAACGATTGTATTCTCTATAGGAAGCAATATGAGGAGTTGGAAACCTGCCCAAGATGTAGTGCTTCTAGATGGGAAATTGATAAGCACAGtaatgaagaaaagaaaggaattCCTGCAAAGGTCCTACGGTATTTTCCGATCAAAGACAGATTCAAGAGGATGTTTAGATCAGCAAGGATGGCTGAGGATTTGCGATGGCATGCCAACAATGCCACTGAAGATGGTATAATGCGACATCCTGTTGACTCGTTATCTTGGGCTCAAGTGAATAATAAGTGGCCAGAGTTTGCTAGTGAAGCAAGAAACCTTCGACTCGGCCTGTCAACAGATGGTATGAACCCTTTCTCTATCCAGAACACAAAGTATAGTACTTGGCCAGTGTTGTTAGTCAATTACAACTTGCCACCAACTCTGTGTATGAAGGCTGAGAACGTCATGTTGACTATGTTGATCCCTGGACCGACGGCTCCGAGCAACAACATTGATGTTTATCTAGAGCCACTGGTTGAAGACTTACAAGAATTGTGGAGTGAGGGGATTCAGGTATACGACTCATTCCTGAAAGAGAAGTTCACACTAAAAGCTATGTTGTTGTGGACTATAAGCGACTACCCGGCTCTAGGTAGTTTGGCAGGTTGTAAAGTTAAAGGGAAACAAGCATGCAATGTTTGTGGAAAGGATACACCAAATAGGTGGCTCAAGTTTAGTCGCAAGTATGTGTATTTGGGGAATAGGAAGCGACTAAGCCCTGGACATCACTACAGACGCAGGAAAGGATGGTTTGATAATACAGTGGAGAAGGGGACTGCAAACAGGATTCAAACCGGTGCAGAAATATTTGCAACACTAAAGAACTTCAGGAATGACTTTGGAAGATctttagcaaagaaaaaaaaaaggaagagaaatgTTGTCTCAGAAGATGAGGTGGCTGAAGACGAAGAAAATGATGAAACGAGTGATCAATGGAGGTGGAAGAAACGATCAATATTCTTCGATTTACCGTACTGGAAG GATTTGCCGGTGCGTCACAACATCGACGTCATGCACGTGGAAAAGAACTTGTCTGATGCATTATTATCAACGCTGATGCAGAGTGCTAAGTCAAAAGATGGCCTCAAAGCGAGACAGGACTTAGAAGATATTGGAATCCGGAAAAACTTGCACACACAGGTACGGGGAAAGAGATTCTACTTGCCTCCAGCAACTTATTGGCTCAGTAAGGAAGAGAAAAAGATATTTTGTCAAAGGTTGTCTGCGTTTAGAGGCCCTGACGGCTACTGCG GGTTGCTTCCAAGAGGACCAAGAGTGGCAGTAACTCGAGTATGTAACTACTTCAACAGATTGTGTCAGCGTGCTATTGACGCGGAGAAGCTGATAACTTTGGAAAATGAGTTTGTGGAGACAATGTGCCAACTCGAGCGGTTCTTTCCTCCATCGCTCTTCGATATCATGTTCCACCTTCCTTTACACCTAGCAAGAGAGGCACGTTTGGGAGGTCCTGTGCACTTTCGTTGGATGTATCCGTTTGAgag ATACATGAAAACACTCAAGGCATATGTAAAGAATTTTGCTAGGCCAGAAGCATGTATGGCTGAGGGGTACTTAGCTGGAGAATGCATAGCCTTTTGTTTAGAGTTCCTAAAGAATTCTGTACCCGTTGAAGAAGTACTTAACCGTAATGAAGATATTCAGTCTGATGGAATGGTTCTTGAAGGTCGACCACTGCAAAAGGGAACAGAGCTTATTCTTTCAGAGAAAGATAGAGACATAGCACATCGATATGTTTTGATGAATATGGCTATTATGGATCCCTATGTTGA GAAGCACTTACAAGAACTGCAAGATAATGATGTTCGATTAGCAACAAATGAAACTTTGTTATGGAAGCATCACACCCAACAATTTGCTGAATGGGTGAAGAATAAG ATACCTTCTAACTCAAAGGAGCATTCTACGAAGCTGAGGTGGTTGGCCTTTGGACCAAGGTTTACTGCTCATACCAATAAAGGTTTTGTCATTAACGGGAACCGATTTCACATACAATCCGTTAAGCGAAAGACTCAGAATAGTGGAGTCACTTACGAAGCTTTCAGCATGTGTAGATCTTCTGCAAGAGATACAAGACATACAGCCGATATGGTCACATATTATGGAGTGATAACAGAGATCATTCTTCTCGATTACCACATGTTCAGCGTTCCTTTATTCAAGTGTAATTGGGCGAACAGAGGCTACGGTGTTAAGGAAGAAGATGGTTTCACCCTTGTCAATCTTCATGTCAACCAAACGCCATATTTACAAGATCCATACATTCTACCATCACAAGCAAAACAGGTATTTTACTctagagaagatgaagaatcgCCTTGGTATGTTGTTATGAGAGCACCACCGAGAGGATATCATGAACTCGAGACAGAGGAAGACGTTGTCGGAGCACCATTACTCGCACAGGAATTTGATGATACAGAGCAATTGTCTGATGATGAAAGTTTTTGTGTTAGAGATGATTGTGATGGAATTATAGTTgctgattga
- the LOC106378834 gene encoding uncharacterized protein LOC106378834 isoform X1 has protein sequence MEKAWVWLPRASLEYFEGATGFVTASARRLGDPTEILCPCTHCRNLSHQVLDKVTEHLVIRGMDKKYMRSSCWSLHGERRSDMNDSVPQSETEAYGLLRTAYFDSGEPDEPPSDDTGGEPVHGEPDEDSEFRKKLRDAETPLYLTCSKHTKVSAIMALYRIKVKSGMSEAYFDQLLSALHDMLPEGNVLPKSTDSIKKFLKIFGFGYEMIHACKNDCILYRKQYEELETCPRCSASRWEIDKHSNEEKKGIPAKVLRYFPIKDRFKRMFRSARMAEDLRWHANNATEDGIMRHPVDSLSWAQVNNKWPEFASEARNLRLGLSTDGMNPFSIQNTKYSTWPVLLVNYNLPPTLCMKAENVMLTMLIPGPTAPSNNIDVYLEPLVEDLQELWSEGIQVYDSFLKEKFTLKAMLLWTISDYPALGSLAGCKVKGKQACNVCGKDTPNRWLKFSRKYVYLGNRKRLSPGHHYRRRKGWFDNTVEKGTANRIQTGAEIFATLKNFRNDFGRSLAKKKKRKRNVVSEDEVAEDEENDETSDQWRWKKRSIFFDLPYWKDLPVRHNIDVMHVEKNLSDALLSTLMQSAKSKDGLKARQDLEDIGIRKNLHTQVRGKRFYLPPATYWLSKEEKKIFCQRLSAFRGPDGYCGNIANVVSINPPMIGSLKSHDHHVLIQNLLPAALRGLLPRGPRVAVTRVCNYFNRLCQRAIDAEKLITLENEFVETMCQLERFFPPSLFDIMFHLPLHLAREARLGGPVHFRWMYPFERYMKTLKAYVKNFARPEACMAEGYLAGECIAFCLEFLKNSVPVEEVLNRNEDIQSDGMVLEGRPLQKGTELILSEKDRDIAHRYVLMNMAIMDPYVEKHLQELQDNDVRLATNETLLWKHHTQQFAEWVKNKIPSNSKEHSTKLRWLAFGPRFTAHTNKGFVINGNRFHIQSVKRKTQNSGVTYEAFSMCRSSARDTRHTADMVTYYGVITEIILLDYHMFSVPLFKCNWANRGYGVKEEDGFTLVNLHVNQTPYLQDPYILPSQAKQVFYSREDEESPWYVVMRAPPRGYHELETEEDVVGAPLLAQEFDDTEQLSDDESFCVRDDCDGIIVAD, from the exons ATGGAAAAAGCATGGGTTTGGCTTCCAAG ggctAGCCTCGAATATTTCGAAGGAGCAACAGGCTTTGTTACTGCATCAGCGAGGAGGTTAGGAGATCCGACAGAAATATTATGTCCCTGTACTCACTGCAGAAACCTTTCCCATCAAGTTTTAGACAAAGTAACGGAGCATCTTGTGATTAGGGGTATGGATAAGAAGTATATGAGGAGTTCTTGTTGGAGTCTTCATGGTGAGAGAAGGTCTGATATGAATGATAGTGTCCCTCAATCAGAAACAGAGGCTTATGGTTTGCTAAGGACGGCTTATTTTGATAGTGGTGAACCTGATGAACCGCCTTCTGATGACACTGGAGGAGAGCCTGTACATGGTGAACCTGATGAAGACTCGGAGTTTAGGAAGAAGTTGAGAGATGCTGAAACTCCATTGTACTTGACATGTAGCAAGCACACCAAAGTTTCTGCGATCATGGCCCTTTACCGCATCAAAGTAAAGAGTGGAATGTCAGAGGCTTACTTTGATCAGCTACTGTCGGCATTACATGACATGCTACCAGAAGGTAATGTACTACCAAAGTCGACTGATTCGATTAAGAAGTTCTTGAAGATTTTTGGGTTTGGCTACGAAATGATTCATGCGTGCAAGAACGATTGTATTCTCTATAGGAAGCAATATGAGGAGTTGGAAACCTGCCCAAGATGTAGTGCTTCTAGATGGGAAATTGATAAGCACAGtaatgaagaaaagaaaggaattCCTGCAAAGGTCCTACGGTATTTTCCGATCAAAGACAGATTCAAGAGGATGTTTAGATCAGCAAGGATGGCTGAGGATTTGCGATGGCATGCCAACAATGCCACTGAAGATGGTATAATGCGACATCCTGTTGACTCGTTATCTTGGGCTCAAGTGAATAATAAGTGGCCAGAGTTTGCTAGTGAAGCAAGAAACCTTCGACTCGGCCTGTCAACAGATGGTATGAACCCTTTCTCTATCCAGAACACAAAGTATAGTACTTGGCCAGTGTTGTTAGTCAATTACAACTTGCCACCAACTCTGTGTATGAAGGCTGAGAACGTCATGTTGACTATGTTGATCCCTGGACCGACGGCTCCGAGCAACAACATTGATGTTTATCTAGAGCCACTGGTTGAAGACTTACAAGAATTGTGGAGTGAGGGGATTCAGGTATACGACTCATTCCTGAAAGAGAAGTTCACACTAAAAGCTATGTTGTTGTGGACTATAAGCGACTACCCGGCTCTAGGTAGTTTGGCAGGTTGTAAAGTTAAAGGGAAACAAGCATGCAATGTTTGTGGAAAGGATACACCAAATAGGTGGCTCAAGTTTAGTCGCAAGTATGTGTATTTGGGGAATAGGAAGCGACTAAGCCCTGGACATCACTACAGACGCAGGAAAGGATGGTTTGATAATACAGTGGAGAAGGGGACTGCAAACAGGATTCAAACCGGTGCAGAAATATTTGCAACACTAAAGAACTTCAGGAATGACTTTGGAAGATctttagcaaagaaaaaaaaaaggaagagaaatgTTGTCTCAGAAGATGAGGTGGCTGAAGACGAAGAAAATGATGAAACGAGTGATCAATGGAGGTGGAAGAAACGATCAATATTCTTCGATTTACCGTACTGGAAG GATTTGCCGGTGCGTCACAACATCGACGTCATGCACGTGGAAAAGAACTTGTCTGATGCATTATTATCAACGCTGATGCAGAGTGCTAAGTCAAAAGATGGCCTCAAAGCGAGACAGGACTTAGAAGATATTGGAATCCGGAAAAACTTGCACACACAGGTACGGGGAAAGAGATTCTACTTGCCTCCAGCAACTTATTGGCTCAGTAAGGAAGAGAAAAAGATATTTTGTCAAAGGTTGTCTGCGTTTAGAGGCCCTGACGGCTACTGCGGTAATATTGCAAATGTTGTTTCAATTAACCCTCCTATGATTGGAAGTCTTAAATCCCATGATCATCATGTACTAATCCAAAATCTGTTACCTGCTGCGTTACGAGGGTTGCTTCCAAGAGGACCAAGAGTGGCAGTAACTCGAGTATGTAACTACTTCAACAGATTGTGTCAGCGTGCTATTGACGCGGAGAAGCTGATAACTTTGGAAAATGAGTTTGTGGAGACAATGTGCCAACTCGAGCGGTTCTTTCCTCCATCGCTCTTCGATATCATGTTCCACCTTCCTTTACACCTAGCAAGAGAGGCACGTTTGGGAGGTCCTGTGCACTTTCGTTGGATGTATCCGTTTGAgag ATACATGAAAACACTCAAGGCATATGTAAAGAATTTTGCTAGGCCAGAAGCATGTATGGCTGAGGGGTACTTAGCTGGAGAATGCATAGCCTTTTGTTTAGAGTTCCTAAAGAATTCTGTACCCGTTGAAGAAGTACTTAACCGTAATGAAGATATTCAGTCTGATGGAATGGTTCTTGAAGGTCGACCACTGCAAAAGGGAACAGAGCTTATTCTTTCAGAGAAAGATAGAGACATAGCACATCGATATGTTTTGATGAATATGGCTATTATGGATCCCTATGTTGA GAAGCACTTACAAGAACTGCAAGATAATGATGTTCGATTAGCAACAAATGAAACTTTGTTATGGAAGCATCACACCCAACAATTTGCTGAATGGGTGAAGAATAAG ATACCTTCTAACTCAAAGGAGCATTCTACGAAGCTGAGGTGGTTGGCCTTTGGACCAAGGTTTACTGCTCATACCAATAAAGGTTTTGTCATTAACGGGAACCGATTTCACATACAATCCGTTAAGCGAAAGACTCAGAATAGTGGAGTCACTTACGAAGCTTTCAGCATGTGTAGATCTTCTGCAAGAGATACAAGACATACAGCCGATATGGTCACATATTATGGAGTGATAACAGAGATCATTCTTCTCGATTACCACATGTTCAGCGTTCCTTTATTCAAGTGTAATTGGGCGAACAGAGGCTACGGTGTTAAGGAAGAAGATGGTTTCACCCTTGTCAATCTTCATGTCAACCAAACGCCATATTTACAAGATCCATACATTCTACCATCACAAGCAAAACAGGTATTTTACTctagagaagatgaagaatcgCCTTGGTATGTTGTTATGAGAGCACCACCGAGAGGATATCATGAACTCGAGACAGAGGAAGACGTTGTCGGAGCACCATTACTCGCACAGGAATTTGATGATACAGAGCAATTGTCTGATGATGAAAGTTTTTGTGTTAGAGATGATTGTGATGGAATTATAGTTgctgattga